DNA sequence from the Veillonellales bacterium genome:
AAGGTTTTCCTGCCATTGAACAAAATAATCTAAACTTGTAACGGGTAGCATCATACCACAATGTGGACAAACGTATATTTCATCTTTCTTAACCCTTTGTAATATTTTCTTAAACATAATAAGCCCCTTTGCTCCAAAATCCAAGTTGTTTTCATCACAAATCCCGCCAACCCAGTTTGACTACTCATTAATTCTAGGGTTATCTATACGGCCTAGTAGGTAGTCATTCTTTCCTGGGATTAATTGGTGGTTATATATTGTGTTTTCTTGAATCTGTAAACATTTTAACAATATCATTAGTTAACTTTTCATAATCATCAGAATAAAGTATTGCTTCGTTTCGCTTCAAATCTTGATGTTCTTTTGTACCGATTTTTCTTATTATTATCGTCTGTTTACCCAACCCGTGTGCTATACCTAATTCATACCCAACATTAAAAGCAGTTTTTGAAAACTCTTCTAAATCAGAATTAATTCCTTGTGTTGAAATTAATTTTTCCTCAGATATATCTGCAATTACATATTCTGCCTTTTGAATCATTTCACATATTTTACACATAAAGTCAATATTAAGCATAAAATCTTTTGCTCGTAAATGTGTTAATCCGAGCTTGTCTAAAGCTCTGTCTTATCTTTTGGCGTTCCTGCTTGGCAACATAGCTTAAAAGACTTAAAAACTGGTCTTCCAGCAAATTCCCCACATCACCTGTAGAGCGGAATTTACGGGAGTCAAACAGAGTTTCATTTTCCAGAATCACAATATCAGCTTTGACAATGCGGGTAATTTTCTTCCACTCCTGAATGATACCGTCATAATCCCGGCCC
Encoded proteins:
- a CDS encoding recombinase family protein, whose protein sequence is MKIGYVRISERAQNPDRQILKMKELGIEERYIFVDKQSGGNFDLPQYQAMNLIIREKDLIYIDALDRLGRDYDGIIQEWKKITRIVKADIVILENETLFDSRKFRSTGDVGNLLEDQFLSLLSYVAKQERQKIRQSFRQARINTFTSKRFYA